The genomic segment CGGCGATGATGCGCTCCATGTCGGCTTCGTCGAACAGCGTGCCGGTCGGGTTGTTCGGATACGCGAGGTAGACGATCGCCGGCTGGTGCTCGGCGATGGCCGCGAGCATCGCTTCGGTGTCGAGCGAGAAATCGGCTTTCAGCGGCACACCGACAAATTCCAGGTTCGCCAGCTTCGCCGACATCTGGTACATCACGAAACCCGGCACCGGCGCGAGCACCTTGGCGCCAGGCTTCGCACACGCGATCGACAGCATGCTGATGATTTCATCCGAGCCGTTGCCGAGCAGCACATCGCAGCCGGTCGGCACACCCATCACGCGTTTGATCTTTTCGATCAACGCTTCGGGACGCGGCGCAGGATAGCGATTCAGCGCCACCCCGGCGAGATGCTCGCCGAGATGCGCGGCCAGTACCGGCGGCAGCGAAAACGGATTTTCCATCGCGTCGAGCTTGATGAAGCCCGTCGCGTCCGGAACCGGATAGCTCGTCATGGCGAGCACGTCGCCGCGGATGATGTCGTGTGGTGTCGTCATAGGTCTCGGGAACGGGACGCGAATAACGTGCCGCCCTGGCTTCGGGGCGGCACACGGGCCGTTCCGGCTCGTCTGTATTGTCGTTATTGAACGGGCTGGCGCCTGCAATCTGTCGCTGAAGTTCGCGGGGGCATCGGCTGGATACCCCGGCGTCTTACATCTTCTGCATCAGCTGCGCGGCGCCACGCCCGCTATTGGCATTAGCCGCGTTCGTTGTTGTTCTGCCGCATCCGGTATTCGGCGCTGCGGGCGTGCGCCTGCAAGCCTTCACCGTAGGCAAGTTCGGCGGCGATCTCGCCGAGCGTCTGCGCGCCTTCCGCGCTGACTTGGATCACACTGGAGCGCTTGAAGAAATCATAGACACCCAGTGGCGACGAGAACCGTGCGGTACGCGACGTAGGCAGCACGTGATTCGGGCCTGCGCAATAGTCGCCGAGGCTCTCACTGGTGTAGCGGCCAAGGAAAATCGCGCCGGCATGGCGAATCAGTTGACCCCACTGATGCGGTTCCAGCGCCGAGATTTCGAGGTGTTCCGGCGCGATTTCGTTGGCGATGGCGCAGGCTTCGGCCATGTCGCGCACCTTGATCAGCGCGCCCCGGTCTTCGAGCGACTGGCGGATCACGTCGCGGCGCGGCATGGTCGGCAGCAATTCGTTGATCGCGTCGTGGACGCGGGCGATGAATGCGTCGTCCGGACACAGCAGGATGGACTGCGCGAGTTCGTCGTGCTCGGCCTGCGAGAACAGGTCCATCGCGACCCAGCGCGGGTCGGTTGTGCCGTCGCACAGCACCAGAATTTCCGACGGTCCGGCGATCATGTCGATGCCGACCGTGCCGAACACGCGACGCTTCGCCGACGCGACATACGCGTTGCCGGGGCCGCAGATCTTGTCGACCGCCGGCACGGTTTCCGTGCCGTAGGCCAGCGCCGCCACCGCCTGCGCGCCGCCGATCGTGAACACGCGATCCACGCCGCCCAGCAGCGCAGCAGCGAGCACCAGCGGATTCTTCACGCCGTCCGGCGTAGGCACGACCATGACGATTTCACGCACGCCGGCCACCCGCGCCGGAATCGCGTTCATCAGCACCGACGACGGATACGCCGCCTTGCCGCCCGGCACGTAGATGCCCGCGCGATCCAGCGGCGTGACCTTCTGGCCCAGCACCGTGCCGTCGGCCTCGGTGTACTGCCAGCTATGGCTGCCGCACTCGATCTTCTGCTTCTCGTGATAGCCGCGCACTCGTGCCGCCGCCGCTTCGAGCGCCGCGCGGCGCTTCGGCTCCAGGCTTTCGAGCGCCGCGTCCAGTTCCGACATCGGCAATTCGAGCGCGCCGACGCTCTTCGCGTCGAGCCGGTCGAAGCGGTTCGTGTATTCGAGCACCGCCGCGTCGCCGCGCGCCTTCACGTCGGTCAGAATCTGCGCGACCGAGCGCTCGATTGCTTCGTCTTCGCTCGCCTCGAACGCGAGCACCGCGTGCAGCGACTTGTGGAAGTCGGGAGCGGTGGAATCGAGCTTGCGAATCTTGATAGACATACGTTATCCGTTTCGGTAAGGCGCGCCTGATAGCGGGTGAAGGACAGCGTGACCACGACCGGACCACGCTCGCGCCATCACGCCATCACGCCGCTCAGCCGGCTTGCGACGCGCGTTCGAACGCGTCGAGAATCGGCCGCAATGCGGCGCGCTTGAGCTTCAGCGCCGCCTGGTTCACAACGAGGCGCGACGAAATCTGCATGATCTCCTCCACCTCGACAAGATTGTTGGCACGCAGGGTATTGCCGGAGCTGACCAGGTCGACGATCGCGTCGGCGAGGCCGACCAGCGGTGCCAGTTCCATCGAACCGTACAGCTTGATCAGGTCGACGTGAACGCCCTTGGCGGCAAAATGCTCACGTGCGGTTTCAACGTACTTGGTCGCCACGCGCAGGCGCGCGCCCTGGCGCACCGCGTTCGCGTAATCGAAACCCGCCGCGACCGCGACCGACATCCGGCAGCGCGCGATATCCAGGTCGACCGGCTGATACAAACCGCCGCCGCCATGTTCGAGCAGCACGTCCTTGCCTGCCACGCCGAAGTCGGCTGCGCCGTATTCGACGTAGGTCGGCACGTCGGTCGCGCGCACGATGATCACGCGCACATTCGCGTCGGTAGTCGGCAGAATCAGCTTGCGCGAGGTTTCCGGATCTTCAGTCACTTCGATGCCGGCTGCGGAGAGCAGCGGCAACGTTTCTTCGAAGATACGCCCTTTCGACAACGCCAGCGTGAGCGGTGCGTTCACCGCCGGCGACGACGAAGTTTGCGGCATCGAACTCATGCCTGGCTCCCGGACACGCGACGCACTTTCGCGCCGATTGCGTTGAGCTTGGTTTCCATCCGGTCGTAGCCGCGATCCAGATGATAGATACGGTCGATCAGCGTCTCGCCTTCGGCGCGCAACGCAGCGATCACGAGGCTTGCGGACGCGCGCAGATCGGTCGCCATCACCTTCGCGCCCGACAGCTTCTCGACGCCGTTCACGAGCGCGGTATTGCCGTCGATCGTGATGCTTGCGCCGAGGCGATTCAGTTCCTGCACGTGCATGAAGCGGTTTTCGAAGATCGTTTCGACGACCTGCGAGGTGCCGTCCGCGATCGTGTTCAGCGCCATGAACTGCGCCTGCATGTCGGTCGGAAACGCCGGGTATTCGGACGTGCGGAACGTCACGGCGGCCGGACGCTTGTCCATGCGCACGCGCATCCAATCGTCGCCTTCGTCGATCGTGACGCCAGCTTCGCGCAGCTTTTCTGTCACGGCTTCGAGAATCAGCGGACGCACCTTGCGCAACGTGACGTCGCCACCGGCTGCGGCCACCGCGCACAGGAACGTGCCGGCTTCGATGCGATCAGGAATGACCGTGTGCTTCGCGCCGTGCAGCTTGTCGACGCCCTGAATCACGAGGCGATCCGTGCCGATGCCTTCGATCTTCGCGCCCATCGACACCAGCAGATGCGCCAGATCGCTGACTTCCGGCTCACGCGCCGCGTTCTCGATGACCGTCTCGCCATCGGCCAGCACCGCCGCCATCAGCAGGTTCTCAGTGCCCGTCACGGTGATCATGTCGGTGACGATGCGCGCGCCCTTCAGACGCTTCGCGCGCGCTTCGATGAAGCCGTGCTCGATCGTGATCTCGGCACCCATCGCCTGAAGGCCCTTGATGTGCTGATCCACCGGACGTGCGCCGATTGCGCAGCCGCCCGGCAGCGACACCCGCGCGTGACCGAAGCGCGCGACCAGCGGGCCGAGCACGAGGATCGACGCGCGCATGGTCTTGACCATCTCGTACGGCGCGACGACGTTGTCGACCTTCGACGCGTCCAGCGACACCCGCCCTTCGCCGCTCTCGATCCTCACGCCCATCTGGCCGAGCAGCTTGAGCATCGTGCGAACGTCCTGCAGATCGGGCACGTTCTCCAGATGCACCGGCTCCGCGGAGAGCAGCGCCGCGCACAGGATCGGCAACGCCGCGTTCTTCGCACCCGAGACGACGACTTCACCCGACAGCGGGTAGCCACCTTCAATGACGAGTTTATCCATGCCTGTCAGTTCCTGATCTGCCCGGCCATCAGCCTGGGCTGCGTTGACTTTTGTGTTCGACGCGCCGCTACCGGCGTCGCGTCCATCTTGAGTAATTCGCACTAAATTTCCAGATTACGCGTTCTGCCATTCGGCGGGCGTCAGCGTCTTCATGCTGAGCGCGTGGATTTCTTCGCGCATGCGGTCGCCGAGCGCCGCATACACGAGTTGATGGCGCTGGATCGGGCGCTTGCCTTCGAAGCTCGGCGACACGATGGTCGCGAAGAAATGCTGGCCATCGCCTTCAACCTGAAGATGCTCGCAAGCGAGTCCGGCGGCGATGTATTGCTTGACCTGTTCTGGAGTCGGCAACATGAGAGAAGCTCCTGATCAGTGGCGCAGTTTGTAGCCGGTCGCGAGCATGCGCATCGCGATCGCGGCCAGCACCACAAAGAAACCGGCGACGATCGCAAGGCTCACGAGCGGATTGATATCCGACATCCCGAAGAAACCGTAGCGAAAGCCGTCGATCATGTAGAAAAAAGGATTGAGCCGCGACACTTCGCGCCAGACCGGCGGCAGCGTGTGCGTGGAATAGAACACGCCCGACAGGAACGTGAGCGGCATGATCAGAAAGTTCTGGAACGCGGCCAGCTGATCGAACTTCTCGGCCCAGATACCGGCGATGAGGCCGAGCGTGCCAAGAATCGCCGCGCCGAAAATCGCGAACAGAATGATGTAAAGCGGCGCGGTGAAGCTGACCGGAATGAACCAGATCGTCACGATGAACACGCCGAAACCGACCGCGAGCCCGCGCGCGACCGCGGCGAGCACGTAAGCGGCGAACATCTCGTAGTGCGACAGCGGCGGCAGCAGCACGAACACCAGGTTGCCGGTGATCTTCGACTGGATCAGCGACGACGAACTGTTGGCGAACGCGTTCTGCAACACGCTCATCATCACGAGACCGGGGATCAGGAAGCTCGTGTATTCGACACCCGGATACACCTGCACATGGCCGCGCAACGCATGGCCGAAGATGGTCAGATACAGCAGCGCGGTGATGACCGGCGCGAGCACGGTCTGGAACGCCACCTTCCAGAACCGCAGCAGTTCCTTGTAAAACAGCGTACGAAAACCGCTCATGCAAGCCCCTCGATCACTTCCGGACCGTTCATCACCTGAACGAACACATCTTCGAGGTCGGCCTTGCGGACCTCGATTTCTTCGAACGTACAGCCCGCTGCGCGGCACTGCGCGAGAATCGTCTCGACTTCGTCGTAGCTCGACAGACGCAGCAGATGCTGACGGCCATTGCCGTTACCCGCGCCGCTTTCCACTTCGAGCGGGCGCAACTCGGCGGGCAGCACGCCCTGTGCGAAACGCACGAACAGTTGCATGCCGGCAAAGCGCTGCAACAGCGCGTTGGTGCGTTCGAGCGCGACCACCTCGCCGCGCCGCAGCATCGCAATGCGATCGCACAGCGACTCGGCTTCTTCCAGATAGTGCGTGGTCAGCACAATCGTGTGACCTTCGCGATTCAGGCGCGAGATGAATTTCCACAGCGTTTGACGCAACTCGACGTCGACGCCCGCGGTCGGCTCGTCGAGCACGATGACCGGCGGACGATGCACCAGCGCCTGCGCGACCAGCACGCGGCGCTTCATGCCGCCCGACAGCGCGCGCATGTTGGCGTCGGCTTTATCGGTGAGATCGAGATTGGCCATGATCTCGTCGATCCACGCGTCGTTGTTGCGCAGCCCGTAGTAGCCGGACTGAATGCGCAACGTCTCGCGGACGGTGAAGAACGGATCGAATACGAGCTCCTGCGGCACCACGCCGAGCGAGCGGCGCGCGTCGCGGAAGTCGGTCACCACGTCGTGGCCACGGACCGCGATGCTGCCTTCATCGGCGCGCGCGAGACCGGCGAGGATGCTGATGAGCGTCGTCTTACCCGCGCCGTTCGGACCGAGCAGTCCGAAGAACTCGCCTTCTTCGACCGTGAGGCTGACGCCCTTGAGCGCCTGCAAGTCCTTGTAGCGCTTCTTGACGTTACGAATTTCTATGGCTGACATGACTATGGGCCGCGTGGGACGCGGCGCCTAAAGGAGCCCTGAGGGGGCGCAAAAATGCTGGGAGAGACGAAATTGGGGCCGGTTAGATGCCCCAAAAAACGTTTGATTATAGGGCAAAAATCAGTGGCCCCGCCCCGCTTGGGGGATTGGGGATGACGCTAGTGAAGCGTCAATGTCGGGACGATGACAGAAGCGTATCGACGCCGTAGGCTTGCGCGAGACTGGCGAGACCAGCCGGCAGATTCACAATCTCAAACTTGATACCGCGTGCCTGGGCAGCGCGTTCCCACGCGAGCAGAACCGCCAGCGCGGACGAATCGAATTGCGCGAGCGGCGCGCAATCCACGCCGTTCGCGCCTGCCGCGATACGTTGCAAACCCGCCGCGAGCGCGGCTTTCGCGCTCTCGTGGGTGAGCGTCGCGCCGCTTTCGAAGCGGTTCGCGACGGGGCTCAGCACTTCGCTCACGACTGCTTGCCTGCGGCGAGTTGCTGGTTACGCTGCGTCAGGAACGCGATCAGTCCGTCCACGCCCTTCTGCTGGATCTGTTCGTTGAACTGTTGCTGATACGCCTGAATCAGCCATGCGCCGAGCACGTTGATGTCATACACGCGCCAGCCTTGCGGCGTCTTGTACAGACGGTAGTCGAGTTCGATCGGCGAGCCGTTGTTCATCACGACCGAGCGCACCACAGTGTCGGTGTCGTCCGGATTCATGCGGAACGGCTTGTACTGGATCTGCTGGTCGCGCACCTGAGCGAGCGCGCCCGAGTAAGTGCGGATCAGCAGCATCTTGAACTGTTCGACGACCTGGTCCTGCTGCGCCGGCGTGGCGCTGCGCCAGTTACGGCCCATCGCCAGTTGCGTGGTGCGGCGGAAATCGGTGTACGGCAGGATCTTTTCGTTGACGAGTTTGGTGATGTGCGAGATGTCGCCCTGCTGGATCGACTTATCGCTGCGAACCGCGTCGATCACCTGTTGGGTGACGGTCTTGATCATACCGTCAGGCGAATTGCTGTCGACAGTTTGTGCCGATGCACCGCCACTGACAAACGAGAACAACGCAGCAAACAGCGGAATCAGGAAGAATTTTTTCATATCGAGCCTTGCCTTAAAAATAGTGCAACCGTTTGAGCCGACCTTACCACGCGAGTTCGACAGCAATCCATGCGCAAACTGCGAGAGTCGTATCGATCTGTTACGGCTGCACGTTTAGCGCAATTTGAATGACGGAAAGTTGAAACGCTGCGGCGGAACCAGCTGGCCGGCCGGAATCTGCGTCGTTTCGGGGCCGCCGTTCAGGTCGAGCGGCGGCGTTTCCGCGCTGCCGGACACGGCTTCCGGAGCCTGCGCATTGCTGCCGGTTTCAGGCGCGCCAGTCACCGCGCCCGATGCCGGAGCCGGCTTTGCTGCAGCACCCGCCGTGCCCGCCGCCGCAGCGGCCGGTGCGCCGGCTGCGCCGCCGTCGACGTCGTCGTACTTGGGCAGAGGCGCTTCGTCGTCGTAGTTCGGCAGCGCCTGCGATTGCGGGTTCCGGCTGCCGTTGGACAGCAGATACTGGCGACGCTGCAGATACGCATTACGCACGAACGAATATTTGTCGAGCGCCGCGCCTTCCAGCACGTCGCTCGCGTTCAGCAGATTCGCGCGCGTATTGACGATATTCACGCCGTACAGTGCCCAGCTCAGCCCGTCCGGGTGGATGTAGCTCAGCGGATTCACATAGTAATTGCCGATCGAACCCACGGCATCGCGGACGGTACTCGGTCCGAACAGCGGCAGCACCAGGTAAGGACCCGCCGGCACGCCGTAATGACCGAGCGTCAGGCCGAGGTCGTTGTCGTGCTTGGGCAGCTTGGCCAGCGTCGCCACGTCGAACAGACCGCCAACACCGAACACCGTGTTGATCACGATCCGCATGATGTCTTCGACACCGTCGGTGATCTTCAACTGCAGCAGGTTGTTCGCCGCGATGTAGACGTCGCCGATGTTCGAGAAGAAGTTCGTCACGCTGTCGCGCACCGGCTGCGGCGTGAGCCACACGTAGCCTTTGGCGACCGGCTTCAGCGCGTACTGGTCGACCTTGTCGTTGACCGTGAAAATGGTGCGGTTAAGGCCTTCTAACGGATCGCCCTTGGTCGGCGTCTGCACTGTCGTGCAGCCGGCAAGCAGCGCCGCGGCTATCGCCACTTTGCCCAGCCGAAAGGCGCGCGCGCCCCCGATACGTGTGGTCAGCATTCTTATTCTCCTTATTGGCCGGCGGCGCCGGAAGCAGGCAGACCCGGCGCCGGAGCCGGAGCGGCCGGCGCGGGCGCCGACGCACCAGGTTTCGATGCACCCGAATCCGCGGCCTTGCTATACAGAAACTGTCCAATCAGATTTTCCAGCACGATGGCCGATTGCGTCATCGAGATCGTGTCGCCCGCTTTAAGCATTTCGGTGTCGCCACCGGGTTCGAGCCCGATGTATTGCTCGCCGAGCAGACCCGACGTCAGGATCTTCGCGGACGTGTCCTTCGGAAACTGATATTGCTTGTCGAGATCGATCGTGACAACGGCCTGGTACGCATTGCTGTCGAAGCCGATCGACGCGACCCGGCCGACCGTCACGCCCGCACTCTTCACAGGCGCGCGCGCCTTGAGTCCGCCGATATTGTCGAACTTGAGTTTGACCGGATACGTTGCCTGGAAAGACAACGAGCTCATGTTGCCGGCCTTCAGCGCGAGAAACAGCAACGCCACGAAACCCAGCACCACGAACAGGCCGACCCAGAAGTCGAGAGCAGTCTTTTTCATCGTCATCCCAAAGTGAATCCGCCACGCCGTCGACGCTTTCCGCCGGGCGCCCCGCTATCGGACCCCGGACGAAAACGTGCAGCGCAGTCTTAGCTGAACATCAATGCAGTCAGCAGAAAATCGAGCCCGAGCACCGCGAGCGACGCGTACACGACGGTTTTCGTCGTGGCACGCGACACGCCTTCCGGTGTCGGCTTGGCTTCGTAGCCTTGAAACAGCGCAACGAACGTCACCGCGAGGCCGAACACCACACTCTTGATGACCCCCGCGCCCACGTCGCGCCACACGTCGACGCCGCCTTGCATTTGCGACCAGAACGCGCCTGAATCCACGCCGATCAGCAGCACGCCCACCACATAGCCGCCGAACACGCCGACCGCGCTGAAGATCGCGGCGAGGATCGGCATCGAGATAATGCCCGCCCACAGGCGCGGCGCGACCACGACCTTGACCGGGTCGACGGCCATCATTTCCATTGCCGTGAGTTGCTCGCCTGCCTTCATCAAGCCGATTTCCGCCGTCAGCGACGTGCCCGCGCGGCCGGCGAACAGCAGCGCGGTCACCACCGGCCCGAGTTCGCGCACCAGCGACAGCGCGACCAGCAGCCCCAGCGCCTGCTCGGAGCCGTAGCGGTTCAGCGTGTAATAGCCTTGCAAGCCGAGCACGAAACCGACGAACAGCCCCGACACGGCAATGATCACCAGCGAATAATTACCTACGAAGTGGATCTGCTTCGTGACAAGACGCGGACGGCGCAGCAACGGGAAAAATTCGAGCAGCAGCCGCAGGAAAAACCGCGTGGCATAGCCGGCCGTGCCCAGCCCGCCGATCACCGAGCGACCGATCGCACTGATCATGACTGACCTCCGCCGATGCCGAAGTCCGCCGCCAGCGGCGTCTTGCTCGGGTAATGGAATTTGAACGGGCCGTCGGGCGCGCCGTCGATGAATTGCCGCACCGTCGGATCGGTCGACGCGCGCAGTTCGGCGGGCGTGCCTTCAGCGTGAACGCCGCCGTTGGCGAGAAAGTAGACGTAGTCGGCGATCGCGAACGATTCCGGCACGTCGTGCGTAACCAGGATCGACGTTGCGCCAAGTGCCTGATTCAGCGCACGAATCAGGTTCGCGGTAATGCCGAGCGAGATGGGATCGAGACCGGCGAACGGCTCGTCGTACATCATCAGCTCGGGATCGAGCGCGATGGCGCGCGCCAGTGCGACACGCCGCGCCATGCCGCCCGAAATCTCCGACGGCAGCAGATCGCGCGCGCCACGCAGACCGACCGCGTTGAGCTTCATCAGCACGAGGTCGCGCAGCAGATCTTCGGGAAGATCGGTGTGTTCGCGCAATGCGAAGGCGACGTTTTCGAACACCGACATATCGGTGAACAGCGCGCCGAACTGGAACAGCATGCCCATCTTGCGGCGCAACGCGTACAGGCCGTCACGCGTTTGCCGGCCGATGTCCTGGCCCTGAAACAGGATCTGGCCACGCTGCGCGCGCACCAGACCGCCGATCAGGCGCAGCACCGTGGTCTTGCCGCACCCCGAGCCGCCCATGACCGCGACGACCTGGCCGCGCCTGAAGCGCAGATTCAGGTTCGACAGGACGAGCCGGTCGGCATAGCCGAAGTCGACGTCGCGCAGCTCGAGTAAGGTCTCGGGGGAGGAAGACACGAAACTGACAGTCCTTTTACACGGAAGGCCGAATTATAGGGCCATCATGCAAATGCTGCCGTGAAGGGCCCTGTCCCTTGACGAAGTCTGACGATTATTGCGTAAACCCTTGTTGCAGTGCAGAAACGGCAGCCGCCGGATCGGACGCTTCGGTCACGGCCCGCACCACCGCCGCGCAACCGACGCCTGTGGCCAGCACCTGCGGCAAAACCTGCAGGTCGATTCCGCCGATTGCCACCAGCGGCACCACGCCGTCCAGGAGGCGCACGTAACGGGCGAGGCGCTTGAGGCCTTGTGGCGCCGTCGGCATGACCTTTGTCGTCGTCGGGAAGACTGCGCCCAGCGCGATGTAGCTCGGCCGGAAGTGCAGCGCCTTCAGGATTTCGTAGAAACCGTGCGTCGACAGACCCAGCCGGATGCCGGCCTCGGCCAGCGCCGACAGGTCTGCGGTATGCACATCTTCCTGACCAAGATGGACGCCGTAAGCGCCCGCCTCGAGCGCCGCCCGCCAGTGATCGTTGATGAAAACCTGCGCGTCGTGCGCGCGGCCGGCGGCCACGCTACGAGCGATTTCGTGCTTCAGTTCGTCGGCGGGTTCGGCCGCTTTGTGGCGCAACTGAACCGTCTTCACGCCGAAACCGACCACCCGCTCGACCCACTCGGCGGTCGGCAGCACCGGATAGAGACCGAGCCGGTCCGGGCAGCGCGGAAACGCCTTCGCCGGTGCAGCCGGCAAGCCGGTAAGACGCGGAAAGCGTGTGATATCGGCCG from the Paraburkholderia fungorum genome contains:
- the thiE gene encoding thiamine phosphate synthase, with amino-acid sequence MTQTLALKDRDLFWPPADELTEAAERIRARLGDWPPTHAPWRICLSAPDASNGGDLIVIADAQQHGEQVARWQVQGAGVIEAAQGKAALHLGGETYRLEGHLAEDWIAALAAFLDCGFDPHDALVLALAWRDGDETRADDAFPADITRFPRLTGLPAAPAKAFPRCPDRLGLYPVLPTAEWVERVVGFGVKTVQLRHKAAEPADELKHEIARSVAAGRAHDAQVFINDHWRAALEAGAYGVHLGQEDVHTADLSALAEAGIRLGLSTHGFYEILKALHFRPSYIALGAVFPTTTKVMPTAPQGLKRLARYVRLLDGVVPLVAIGGIDLQVLPQVLATGVGCAAVVRAVTEASDPAAAVSALQQGFTQ